The Thermocrinis ruber genomic sequence GCCTTCCGGTGAATGGAAGGTATAAGAGGAGGTCCCCATGGGAGCAAGTGCAGAACCCTTTGACCTAAGGCATGGAAAAATAAAATTAGTTTTTGAACCGTACCCACAAATTACTAAAAGCCTTTACACACTACCTATTAGGTTCCCACGGGAATGGAGACAAAAGCTATATGTGGAAACAACTACGCCCTACTACACAAAAGAGGAACTCCAAGATGTAGATGAAAATGGAGAACCTAAGGCAAAGGTTCTACCTTTCACTGGCGGTCCGTTTGTTCATCCAAGAGATATGTGGGAATTGGTAAAAAGCCTGAGAGAGTTCATGAACGGAGAGAGGGACAAGGTCTATATATCCCTTGTGAATAACATAGATAGGGACCCAATGTGTGAAATTAGCTCATCGCCTAACGGAGAGAAAGCTTTGGTATATCTGAGAGTGCAAGGCAAAACCAACTCCGGCACGATAAAGAGAGGGAGAATAGGCTTTGACCCGCAGGAGCTTAACTCCTTTTTGAGGTATTTAACCCTTCACGCCCAAATGGAAATGGCGATAATAAAGGAAAGGCAGGTAGCCGTTTTCAGGAGATGGACGGAGGAGTTCTTTAGCTACGACGTCGCTCCCATGAAGGGTATAATTACACCCCAGATGAGGGCTAATGTCCTAAAAATGCTGTATGAGTATCTACAGGGCAATAGGGATCTAAAGCCTGTTGATTTCAAAGACAAGCTAATATTCAAGGTAGATAAGACTTCGGGTAATCTCCTGATTATTACCACCCTTAGACCTCCGGTAGAACTTACCTTAGAGGAGGTAAAAGAGCTTTATATATTCCTAAGCTGAGGGGAGGTGGTAAGATGTCCAAGAAGGTCAAAAAGGTTATGGTTATTGACTCCCAGTGGTATCTGGGAGCGGATCAAACTCATCTTATAATGCAACTACGGAAAACTTTTCCAGAGGCACCTATATACTTCGCGGTCAATACTAAGGCAGACTACTGGCAAAAGGTGGGAGAAAAGCTTCGTAGTTTGTGGGAGCGTTATGGTGTTCAGTTAGAAGAGACGGAAAAGATTGAAATGGACATGATAGATAAGCTGGCAAGCAAACATGAAGCAGAAAAAGTTGTTATCGGATCAAATGACAGTATTCTACTAACCACTCTAGCAGAGCATTCGATGTTAAAGCCTATCTATCTTAGAATAACCTATAAGAGAAATAGGTATGAATGGCTTAAACCCCATCCTGTCTTTGAAGGGTTGCGGGAAATTGGCTACACTGTGATTGATATAAGGGTTGCCAATAGAGTAGAGGGTAGCCTCGCAAGGATATTGGGCTTAAGCTTTAATGCAGTTTTGAAACTTTGGGATGAAAAGGAAAGGTTTGAAGAGAGCGTTCAGATCGCAAGGGAAAAAGTGCTTCCCAAAATTAACGTAGAGCTTACTTTAGAGGATTTCAAGGCCCTGTGTTTCAAAGAAGGAGTAGCTCACCCCTTTGAATCTGCATACTTTCTGGCTTATTATGGAGACATTAAATTAAGAAATGATCATGGCAATGTTCTTCTCCTAAGAAATGTGAATACCTCTGAGGAAGTAAAAAATCAAGAAGAGCCACCAAAAGGCATACTTTCCAGAATGTTCCAGCCCTTCCTCAGGTTTTTCTCTAAACCAGAAAAGGAGTGAATATTGCTTGCCCCCACTGGGGCTTTTGTTTCAATATTTTTAAGTTCTTTTAAAAAAATCTCTCGTCAGGACGCCCTCCAATCTTTAAACTCTTATTGAGGAAGTTGAGGAATTAAACCCAAGACTCGTATTCCATCACCTGCTCAAAGGTATAAGGGCATTCCTTAGGGAAATCTTTTTCCGTAGGAAGTCTGCCAAAGTATTTTTTAGCAAGGTCGTAGTTTTGAGGCTCTTTGAACCAGTTAATCAACCTGTAAACTGCCAACTCCCATGCAGTTTGTATATTTTCCCTTTCTTGGGCTTTTGCCTTTACGGACGGGTGTCTTTTAAAGATAACCGCAAGTTCATTCCTTGCATTGTATATGCTTTTTATCCAGCTGTGTCCTACATATTCTCTGTATCTGAAGTTTTCCCACTTGTAAAGGTGTTCCAAGATTATCGCCATAAAGCTAACCGCACTGTCCAGATACCTCTGCCCCATATCCTCCATCTCCTCCAACAGGTTCTCCCAATCTACGAGGTCATATTCTTTGTTTTTGAGAAGTCTGAGATTTTCCTGCACCCACAGATAAAAGTCCTTTTCATAAAGTTCTTTTAGGTTTTGGATTTTTTGCTCCATGGGTTTAAATATATGTCCAAATTTGCTTAAGGTTTATTCCAAAGTAAATTAGGTTTTATGCCCTACCCTGCTCTGATGTTTCCGTGGCTTTATGGAGGCTTTTTATAGAAGTGGGTTAAAAAGGACTAACTAAGTAGCTTATTCTTGCTTTACGACGAGGCTGTTCCCAGAATTTTCTCATCGGGGCACCTCTCCAGCGGACAGAGGTACCAGTCTAGCCAAGCTTAAACCTTAAGCTAACAGATATCAAACATAACCTTAAAACTTCTGTGTGTTGATGGGTTTGTGTTTTTAGAAAAGCTCACATAAAAAACTTGACAAAACTGGACTAAAGTTTTAAACTGTAAAGATAAGGAGGTGTAACGATGGCGGAGAAGGTTATAGGTATTGACTTGGGAACTACCAACTCGGTTGTTGCTGTTATGATAGGCGATGAGCCTGTGGTTATACAAAATCAGGAGGGTTCAAGGCTTACCCCCTCCGTAGTATCTTGGACAAAGGAGAAGGAAATATTGGTGGGTGAGCCTGCCAAAAGGCGTGCTATTTTGGACCCTGAGAACACCGTTTATGAATCAAAGAGGTTCATAGGAAGAAAGTATGAAGAGGTTATAGAAGAAGCAAAGAGAGTCTCTTACAGAGTTGTCCCGGATGAAAAGGGAGATGCAAGCTTTGAGATCCCCAACCTTGGAAGAAAGGTACGCCCGGAGGAGGTGGGTGCTCTGGTTCTCAAAAAGCTAAAGGAAGCTGCAGAAGCCTACTTGGGAGAGAAGATTACCAAGGCGGTTATAACGGTGCCCGCCTACTTTAACGAAAGGCAAAGACAGGCTACCAAGGATGCGGGTAAGATTGCAGGGCTTGAGGTTCTCAGAATACTCAACGAACCCACTGCTGCAGCTCTCGCCTACGGGCTCGACAAGAAAAGCGATGTAAGAATACTGGTCTATGACTTTGGTGGTGGTACCTTTGACGTGTCCATCCTTGAGGGTGGAGATGGTGTTATAGAGGTAAAGGCAACCGCAGGAGATACCCATTTGGGTGGTGCCAACATAGACGAGAGGATAATGGAATGGCTCATAGAAGAGTTTAAGAAAGAAACTGGCATAGACCTAAGAAAGGACAAAACTGCCCTACAAAGGCTAAAAGACGCCTCTGAGCAAGCCAAAAAGGAACTCTCCTTTAAGCTTGAAACGGAGATCAACCTACCCTTTATTACAATAGACCCATCTACCAATCAACCCTTGCACCTACAGAAAAAGCTGACCAGAGCAAGGCTTGAGGAGATGATCAAGGACCTGGTAGATAGGACTATGGAGATCGTAGAGAAGGCTTTGAAGGATGCCAAGCTCAGACCCGAAGACATAGATGATGTAGTACTTGTGGGTGGTTCTACCCGTATTCCTCTGGTCCAGCAAAGAATAAGAGAATTCTTTGGAAAGGAACCTCACAAGGGCGTGCACCCTGACGAGGTGGTTGCGGTAGGTGCTGCCATACAGGCAGGCATACTCTCTGGTCAGGTAAAAGAAATACTTCTCGTGGACGTAACACCCCTCTCCTTGGGAGTGGAAACCTACGGTGGAGTTATGACCGTTCTGATCCCAAGAAACACACCCATTCCTTACAAAAAGTGCGAGATATTCACAACCGCTGCAGACTATCAAACAGAGGTGGAAATCCACGTCCTACAAGGCGAAAGGCCATTGGCAAAGGACAACAAGTCTTTGGGTAAGTTCTACCTGACGGGCATACCACCCGCACCAAGAGGAGTACCAAAGATAGAGGTTTGCTTTGACATAGACGTGGATGGTATACTGCATGTGACCGCCAGAGACCTTGGAACTGGTAAGGAGCAGTCCATAAGGATTCAACCCTCTTCTGGACTCACCCAGGAGGACATAGAAAGAATCATCAAAGAAGCCCAAATGCACGAGGAGGAAGACAGGAAAAAGAAAGAGCTCATTGAAGCCAAGAACCAACTGGACATGCACCTTTACAACTTGGAAAAGGTCCTCAGGGAAAACAGGGACAAACTGCCTTCAGACCTTGTTTCAGAAGCGGAAAGGGTTATCCAAGAGGGCAAAAAGGTCTTTGCAGAATCTCAGGACATCGATGAGGTAAGAAGAACCACAGAGAGAGTGCTCGAAGTTGCTGGAAAGGTGGGTGGATACATATATCAGTCTGCGGAAAAGAAAGAAGGCGGTGATGGTGGTGATGTGATAGAGGGCAAGACTCTATAATAAAGGGGCTTATATTCA encodes the following:
- a CDS encoding DUF29 domain-containing protein, translated to MEQKIQNLKELYEKDFYLWVQENLRLLKNKEYDLVDWENLLEEMEDMGQRYLDSAVSFMAIILEHLYKWENFRYREYVGHSWIKSIYNARNELAVIFKRHPSVKAKAQERENIQTAWELAVYRLINWFKEPQNYDLAKKYFGRLPTEKDFPKECPYTFEQVMEYESWV
- the dnaK gene encoding molecular chaperone DnaK: MAEKVIGIDLGTTNSVVAVMIGDEPVVIQNQEGSRLTPSVVSWTKEKEILVGEPAKRRAILDPENTVYESKRFIGRKYEEVIEEAKRVSYRVVPDEKGDASFEIPNLGRKVRPEEVGALVLKKLKEAAEAYLGEKITKAVITVPAYFNERQRQATKDAGKIAGLEVLRILNEPTAAALAYGLDKKSDVRILVYDFGGGTFDVSILEGGDGVIEVKATAGDTHLGGANIDERIMEWLIEEFKKETGIDLRKDKTALQRLKDASEQAKKELSFKLETEINLPFITIDPSTNQPLHLQKKLTRARLEEMIKDLVDRTMEIVEKALKDAKLRPEDIDDVVLVGGSTRIPLVQQRIREFFGKEPHKGVHPDEVVAVGAAIQAGILSGQVKEILLVDVTPLSLGVETYGGVMTVLIPRNTPIPYKKCEIFTTAADYQTEVEIHVLQGERPLAKDNKSLGKFYLTGIPPAPRGVPKIEVCFDIDVDGILHVTARDLGTGKEQSIRIQPSSGLTQEDIERIIKEAQMHEEEDRKKKELIEAKNQLDMHLYNLEKVLRENRDKLPSDLVSEAERVIQEGKKVFAESQDIDEVRRTTERVLEVAGKVGGYIYQSAEKKEGGDGGDVIEGKTL